A window of Longimicrobium sp. genomic DNA:
GGCGGAACCCTGACCGGCCACGCGAAGGAAGCGCTCCGCGAGGTCGATGGCGGCCTGCTTCGAATCCACCTGAACGAGGGCGAAGCCGGCGATCAGCTCCTTGGCCTCGGTGAACGGGCCGTCCACCACCACGCGCTTGCCGCCCGCCATCCGCACGCGCGCGCCCTTTTCGCTCGGCTTCAGCCCCTCGGTGGCCAGCAGCACGCCGGTGGACGTCAGCTCGTGCATCAGGTTGCCCA
This region includes:
- a CDS encoding YciI family protein, whose protein sequence is MRFMIMFRNDGDSEVDVPPCIDLDEMGNLMHELTSTGVLLATEGLKPSEKGARVRMAGGKRVVVDGPFTEAKELIAGFALVQVDSKQAAIDLAERFLRVAGQGSAEVREAFQPDAAQDTGEDAAARLRSPALV